AAGCATAAACCATAATTCTAAGAATTTATCAGAGAAACAGCAAGAACTAACTCATGACAAATCAATAGCTCGATCAACACAAGAAGCTGAATAATTCAGATAAGCAAGCAATTAATCAAGTTAAAGCAGCATAGAAAATCACAATTGCAAACATTATACAGAAGCTTTTCGAGAACATTACCAAACACTGAGAATCGGCATTAGCGGCAAACAGAGAACCATTAATTGGCGGGAAAGAGAGCAAGAAATAAACTCAATTtataaatgagaaaagaaataaactcAATTTATACTCGTCAAATTATTTAACGGTTTCATCGTAGCTCTATCTTAACCCACGACTTTTCTatcaaaagaaataattaaaattataaataattctttctaaatataatcatagggtagtgttagggtgccaccacctcttaaaataatatcataccGTCATTCctagtcaatcatttgtacacgtggacgaataataagttgtcacgtggcaaaaaaaaaatctgaaaaggACGATCAGTAATATTTTGTACACTGTACAGTAATTTTTCTtggccagcaatatccaacacgctatacagcaatctatagattgttgtatagcgtttataatattgttgtgtagcgtttataatattgttgtataagtaGTGTCACGGatcactttaagaggggttgtcattttaacacaaacctataagCATATATGACTGATGAATTAAACATATaggagataaaaaaatattcttttaatcatAATCTATCTCTTTCGAAACTGAACTATGAAgttgttcttgatttattttatgattttcttcACCTTCTAATAAagatttttttcatgtttggaGAAAATTGTATGTACAACATTGCAATTTAGTGCCCAATGCTTTAATTTACTACGACAAAATAGCAtgtcaaaaaatcaataagatttcaaaaaaaagGTGTGCAACTTCAATAGTTAGGAATTCGAAAATGCTTTGGTCAATATTGAGTTCTTAAATCAACATATTATCTAGACGAATTATGTCCCATTTAATTACGCagatttgtaaaattaatctgattaatttggttgatatattaatcatgagattttgAGATCTGATAcagtttaataaaattatcaatctATAGATAcatttaaaaactgaaattacatttggattttatctatttagtatgataatttataaaatatactccctccgtcccatgctactcgcacttttcattttaggcagtaaatttgagattgatttttttgtgtaattaaattagaattttaagtgtaatgagacGTCACTTAATAAATGACCTCTTAACTTAaactaacatattaattaaatgcattaattctaacttaaactataaaaaatgtaaggagtttgtgacgtgccgaaaagtaaaagtgcaagtaacatgggacggagggagtacaaatcTTGTAATTACTGTACATACAATATAATTTGGGAAGTTAAGTGTAGTAAAAaaagtacttcctccatccGTCATTCTCATTTCTTGGTGGCACGGGTtgtaagaaatgttaagaaaagtgggtggaaaaaagttagtggaatagaggtcccacttgtatatattagttttaaatgaaatgtgagtgaaatgagttagtggaaggtgaaaCCTTATATAAAAGATGATccgaaaattaatttatagtaaaagtgaaccgggactcctattcacggatagacttaaataaaaaaacaggactcctattcgcggacgaagggagtagctaataataaaaagatgatccgaaaattaattttattacattaaaTCCTCGTCTACGTACCATGAAAACTCCGGAAACAAAATACAGTAGATGATTGCAGcaagaaatagtaaaattcaaaatcgaatttttttaaaaaaaactactgcATAATTAAGCTTCTAATAAGATCAGCTTGAGTTGTGTCTGCATTTTCAAGCAATTCAGACAGTCTCTCACTCAAGTCATCAACTTCTCTGTGCAAGCTTCTAATGTAGTTGCATGTCTCCTGCAACACTTTGGTTGCTGACTTctgcaaaatatataaaaaaaagtaagaaaatattaaagtgtagttgcataaaatttgttaatatttcaaagtactagttatattaaatttttcctTGCACATGCATTGTGAGCTTGTTCTGACatctaaattataaaaaaaaagacatacAAATGGTGGTGGGTTGGGTACTTTTCATGTTCAAGAATAtgtcacaaaaaaatattttgtattagCATCAAACTTATCTTCAAAACCCTGAAACTTAAACTTTGGGGATTGTGATGATATTGAAACTAAATAAGTTACtactatattctttttttgggGTCGTAAGCcataaaatctaaaaacatTGCATAACTAGTGTACAACAGTTATCTGATTAAAacatatgtgaattgtaactTTCTAAAAAAAGTACCTTGTCTGAGCGCCTATTGTGCATCTCGGGGAGGAGTTGCTGAAGCTTGGAGACGAGATCGTTGATTTGATCATCGGTGACCCTCGAGGATCCAGAGTGCCTTGATCTTGATCTTCGGCTCGACATTTTATGTAtaagtgaaatgtgaaatgCAACACTATGATTTGATAAAATTAGGCCCTATTTAGTTAGTATGATGaataagttgaaaaaaaatcaaatggaACTGAAAAGGAAGAGATGTAGGTAGCTAGAGAGTATAGGAAAGTGGAGTAAAAACACAGTACTAGGTTTGTAGTTGAGTTGAAACAAACAGTTGTGTCTGGGAGTGAGGAAGACAATTGCATGAGAGTGTGCAATGCACAGGCTTGTCTTTAAATAgggttttcatttttgttgggGTTGGTGGGGTTGGGTGGGGTGGGGTGGGGGGAGTGAAGAATCAAAATGTCACTTCTAGAGGTTATGTACATTGTGATCATAAATGTGTTGAGGCTTGTGAGGTTACAACTCAAGTTCTAGGACATTAGTAAGTTTCATTagtattttttctaataaagagaaaatgcTCAAACCATCAAAGTGGCGAGTCAAACATCCCTCAGACGATGAAAATAAAGTGTAAACCAAACAGCAACAGAGACAAAGTCAAAAATAAAGTAAGCTTACGTCAATTCAAGTTGGCGTCCTCTTCCAGACATAGCGATCCCTATCAAACTAACATAGTACATGCAGATGTTGTACCAACTGGGACTggatgagaagaaaaaagacGATTCACTTGCATCAATCAAGTTTATCTCTGAATCttgtcataaattttcattcaaatCATTATTGTCACTATATTCTTCATTCGTTCGACTCATTGAGGGGTAGTTTGGGCACCTAATTTAAGTACGAaagtaaaatgtaaatttcgacattgttaatataaaaaaatttctactaACTTACTTAGTGGTTTACTTTTTAAATGAAGCTTCCCTAggttaaaaaattactaatcaTGCTTTTTGTCCACATTAGGAATGCTATTCCATATCTCAACAATAATACATGATATTGTTGACAGAAAAAGACTATAAAGAATCTAAATTCATTACTGGAATTATTAACATTTGATCTCTCActttaaaatagtactaacaAATTAAGTTTGGTTTCTTATTGGTTGGCATATTAACATGGTGTGCTGTTAGCTAAATGTACTATTTAtgctaattttattatttttatgaggtattatttttcatgtttatattttatttctattttggcaGAATTAAGATCATAACACGTGCATAGAAGGGCATCCAATGGTTGAGAGCTCCAATAATTGTAAATATGATTTGATCATTCAAAAATCTTTTTGATTGGTCAAAATTACctgatatattttaaatttattcaacccaattatatattgatatttatcaGCAAACAATTATtgccatttaatttattgcaataAAGCTTGGACCACAAACAAGCTTTCAGgaaataaaaagggaaaaaatgtgTGTAAGaagttatttaaaaaataatttttaatttcagatCAATCTTGAGAGATTTTGCGTgctttaaaaattactactactccactatatatatttttagtaatcataattaaacgactattttccaaatatcattttaaaacCGTCGATTGATCCCAGTGTTCTGTATTTTGCACGAAATTGTGTAAATGGATCAAAGAAACGGAATTTATGGGGTCAGAATTCGCCTGCTAAAAAAGGAATTCGCTGACTCGTACGacgttgttgttgttgttggaaGATCTTGTTGCATACTTAGGAAATAGTTATCTATCACAAACTTATAAAAGGGACATCATTTCTAAATCATACTAACTTATTTGTGTTGTTATAGAACTATACAATCTAAactaaaatttgtaaattacttatttcaattaaataacgAATTAATAATATCTCTCTAACTGCGGTCATCAATAGCAAAAGGTGAACATTGACAAAACAAATCTTTTGCCAGCTTAAATAAAGAACTCAGGGGCAGCCATTTTTAACTCATTAATTTAACACTTGTTTAATTCatttagaaaaagttaataccaaatttttaaataactgATGTTTTGATTCACTTAACAACTTTAAATCTTTCTGCCAACTTTTTCCAACGAATTACTCGATAAAGCTGATACACTGAATATTGAGTTCACACTGTTGAAATAACACATTTACATGCAGTCAACTcaaagaatgaagaaaaaaaaattcaatcactGAGAGTTAGCAAAAATCTTGGACTTTCAGAAATTTGAGGTGGAGAGTGATAGTTTTATCGC
The genomic region above belongs to Salvia hispanica cultivar TCC Black 2014 chromosome 3, UniMelb_Shisp_WGS_1.0, whole genome shotgun sequence and contains:
- the LOC125216376 gene encoding transcription factor PRE3-like, coding for MSSRRSRSRHSGSSRVTDDQINDLVSKLQQLLPEMHNRRSDKKSATKVLQETCNYIRSLHREVDDLSERLSELLENADTTQADLIRSLIMQ